One stretch of Psilocybe cubensis strain MGC-MH-2018 chromosome 6, whole genome shotgun sequence DNA includes these proteins:
- a CDS encoding putative extracellular serine carboxypeptidase — protein MARKTIAVAAALFLTVSSGTHALSNNDQIRILGPQGVNLWKLDKHAQKVSNQKLDTAGVRQESDTAQKAFSDSKDSSLPQKFPAQWFRQPLDHFDSKSRAFFHQRYWVSTRHYKPRKGAPVIVLDGGETSGENRLPFLDTGIVEILTRATGGVGVILEHRYYGESVPVTNFSTDALRFLNNEQSAADSANFMKNIEFNGIDEDLTAPNTPWIYYGGSYAGARAAHMKILYPDIVWGAIASSGVTHASLENWQYMDLIREAADPKCSAHLVNSINTIDSILAGPAILKRQLKNLFGLGELEHDDDFASVLETPLGSWQAKCWDPAVGSTRFDEFCEALDAGVLSSTPGLSELPFGHPDRIVQLEDGLAVDLSVINYGKWIKKHIVSRCPEGFSVEECFGTYDDDKYKEDDIDQEWRLWLFQVCTQWGYFTTAPADQNTPRIVSKLLTLGYESKICKQAFPPGKHFSVPSMPNITAVNALGDFWIEADRLAIIDGEVDPWRPVTPHSDDAPKRNDTILRPFKLIPNAVHHYDEYGLANIFQEPPEIRKIHAEMISFVTSWLKDWNKEHGVQDD, from the exons atggcCAGAAAGACCATAGCGGTCGCTGCAGCACTGTTCCTGACAGTGTCAAGCGGAACCCATGCACTGTCTAATAACGATCAAATTCGCATTCTTGGACCACAAGGCGTCAATCTGTGGAAGTTGGACAAACACGCTCAGAAGGTTTCCAACCAGAAATTGGATACTGCGGGCGTCCGTCAAGAATCGGACACTGCGCAGAAAGCATTCAGTGATTCAAAAGATAGCTCCCTACCACAGAAGTTTCCAGCCCAATGGTTCCGACAACCTCTGGACCACTTTGACAGCAAATCAAGGGCATTCTTTCACCAACGCTATTGGGTCAGTACGCGTCATTACAAACCGCGAAAAGGCGCACCTGTGATTGTCCTGGATGGCGGAGAAACAAGTGGAGAG AATCGTCTGCCTTTCCTCGATACGGGCATTGTCGAAATCCTGACGCGCGCGACTGGAGGTGTAGGAGTGATACTAGAGCATCGCTACTATG GCGAATCCGTTCCAGTCACTAACTTCTCCACGGACGCCCTCCG CTTCCTCAACAATGAACAATCAGCTGCGGATAGTGCCAATTTTATGAAGAACATTGAATTCAATGGTATCGATGAAGACCTGACTGCTCCCAATACACCTTGGATTTACTACGGG GGATCCTACGCAGGCGCTCGGGCAGCTCATATGAAAATCTTGTATCCAGATATTGTATGGGGAGCTATTGCGTCGAGTG GCGTAACCCATGCCTCTCTCGAAAATTGGCAATACATGGACCTCATTCGTGAAGCTGCTGATCCTAAATGTTCTGCCCATCTCGTGAATTCGATTAATACCATCGACTCTATTCTGGCTGGTCCCGCGATACTCAAGCGTCAACTCAAAAACCTTTTCGGCCTGGGCGAACTTGAACATGACGATGACTTCGCATCTGTTCTAGAG ACCCCCCTTGGATCATGGCAAGCGAAATGCTGGGACCCTGCAGTTGGGAGCACCAGGTTCGACGAATTCTGCGAAGCGTTGGATGCAGGGGTTTTGTCGTCTACTCCTGGGTTGTCTGAGCTACCTTTTGGACATCCTGATAGGATAGTACAACTCGAGGATGGCCTGGCGGTCGATTTATCTGTGATCAACTACGGAAAATGGATCAAGAAA CACATCGTCTCTCGATGCCCTGAAGGTTTCAGCGTGGAAGAG TGTTTTGGCACCTATGACGACGACAAATACAAAGAAGATGATATCGACCAGGAATGGCGCCTCTGGCTTTTCCAAGTTTGCACTCAGTGGGGTTATTTCACT ACTGCTCCCGCTGACCAGAATACTCCTCGAATTGTCTCAAAGCTACTGACTCTTGGATACGAATCTAAAATTTGCAAGCAG GCATTCCCTCCAGGCAAACACTTCTCAGTGCCATCAATGCCAAATATTACTGCTGTGAACGCCTTGGGCGACTTTTGGATTGAAGCCGATAGGCTGGCTATTATTGATGGCGAAG TCGACCCATGGAGGCCAGTTACCCCTCACAGTGATGATGCGCCCAAACGCAATGATACCATTCTAAGACCCTTCAAACTTATTCCCA ACGCTGTGCACCATTACGATGAATACGGGCTGGCTAACATTTTCCAGGAGCCACCTGAGATTCGCAAGATCCACGCGGAGATGATATCGTTTGTAACTTCTTGGCTAAAGGATTGGAACAAGGAACATGGAGTTCAAGACGATTGA